A DNA window from Hevea brasiliensis isolate MT/VB/25A 57/8 chromosome 2, ASM3005281v1, whole genome shotgun sequence contains the following coding sequences:
- the LOC131177898 gene encoding uncharacterized protein LOC131177898 produces the protein MRFERKGKLSSHFIGPYEILERVGPLAYRLALPLELDRIHNVFHVSMLRRYRSDPSHILPLESSEVSPDLTYDEEPVAILAKETKQLRNKQISLVRLLWRNHFKEEATWERKEDMRR, from the coding sequence ATGAGATTTGAGAGAAAGGGAAAATTGAGTTCTCATTTCataggaccatatgagattctggaaagagtgggtccattagcaTATAGGCTTGCCTTGCCTTTGGAGTTGGATAGGattcataatgtgttccatgtatccatgcttcgAAGGTATAGGTCAGATCCTTCACACATATTACCATTAGAGTCCAGTGAAGTTAGTCCAGATCTTACTTATGATGAGGAGCCCGTGGCTATTCTAGCAAAGGAAACAaagcagttgaggaataagcaaattTCTCTGGTGAGGTTGTTATGGAGGAACCACTTCAAAGAAGAAGCCACATGGGAACgcaaagaggatatgaggagataa